In the Desulfomonile tiedjei genome, CAGCCGAGGTTATCGGCGAAAAAGCAGCGGATCAGGATGCGCAATCCGGCTTGGCGCAGCACGGAAAGCTGGCATCCGAGTGGTTGAATCATTCGGCCGAGTACGTACGGCAATTCGACTATGCGCAGGTGGATGCCCGGGTGCGGGAATTCGTCAGGCAGAGCCCGGGGCGCAGCATCCTGATCGCAGGCGGCATCGGCTTGATCCTCGGAGCTATTTTACGACGCAGGTAAAGAGGCGGCCTTTTCCCAATGAACGGCAAAGCGGCAAACAAGAGCTCCACACCCGTACGCGAATCCTTTACCGAACTGCTGGGACAGCTCGCCAACAGCTCGGCCGCCATGGTTCACGACGAAATCGAGCTTTTGATCCAAGGTATTCGAGAAAAGGTGCGGGCTGTTCGCGGTGCGGTATTCACGATCGCGATAGGAGCGGTAATCGGTTTGGCCGCATGCATGTCTCTTTGCGCCGCAATGATCATCGGTCTAACTTCGTATATGGCCCCCGTCTTTGCGGCGCTTGTCACCGGAGCGACGCTTGCTATCGTCGGTATCGCCATTGCCTTTATCGGCTACAGGCAATTGAAGAAAACGCACCATAAAGCATAGAAGACAATGCAAAAGACCGCAAAGGAGGCCGGGCAATGACTAAAAGAGAGCATTTAAATAGCACCAAGGAAGTCGATGCCGAGCGCAGCAGCGACGATATACGTAAGGATATAGTTAAAGGAGAAGAGAGCATTTCCCAGGCAGTCGAGCAAATCAGCATTCGCATCAAGGAGAAACTGGATTGGCGCGAATATGTGAAGGACTCTCCCTACTTGGCGCTGGGGGCGGCCGCCGGCCTGGGCTATCTTGCCTCTGCGATATTCAAAAAACGCAGCACTCCCATGGAACGCTTCATGGGTTCCATGGACGCACAAGTTCGTCACTCCCTCGGTGGCTTGCTTGCCGGAGCGGCCGGCCCCGGTCTGATCAAGGTGACCCTGATAGGTATCGCGACCAAGGCTGCCATGGGCTGGATAAAGAATGCCGCCGCGACAACCGTGGCCAGCGATGGTACTGGGCCGAAACCGCGGACGGCAGGTGGCGCGACCAGCGGCTCGCGCGTGGAGTAGGTAAATAGTAATTAGAATCGAGAGGCACCGTTTACTTGTGCTCAGGAGGACAACATGGAAGTCGAAACCAACAAATCCAAGACCCCCAAAGGCAAAGCGGATCAGGCTGAAAGCGATGTTTACGACAA is a window encoding:
- a CDS encoding phage holin family protein → MNGKAANKSSTPVRESFTELLGQLANSSAAMVHDEIELLIQGIREKVRAVRGAVFTIAIGAVIGLAACMSLCAAMIIGLTSYMAPVFAALVTGATLAIVGIAIAFIGYRQLKKTHHKA